The following are from one region of the Halorussus rarus genome:
- a CDS encoding ornithine cyclodeaminase family protein produces MTDALFLTSEEVAGLATPGEYVDAVREGYRQRGEGAPARPRAKLTNEEPPGMLTDYSAVLPETGAMGGYMYAAGFGAQDAWFMAPLFDAESGEPLALLDGASMNPFKTGAAGAVGVDALAREDASTLALIGSGSQARGQLRATATVRDLDSVWVYSPTKENRESFAAEMNEQLDPSVAAVASSAAAVEEADIVVTATTASEPVFDGGLLADGTHVTAMGQYHPNKRELDATTIERATYVPDLRERVTNDAGSFLAALEEGAVSEDDIHAELGEVVAGAAPGRESDEEITVFDSGGTGIETVASAHMLYEKASEAGLGSEISFAPASEALTGR; encoded by the coding sequence ATGACCGATGCGCTGTTTCTGACGAGCGAGGAGGTCGCCGGGCTCGCGACGCCCGGCGAGTACGTCGACGCCGTCCGCGAGGGCTATCGCCAGCGCGGCGAGGGCGCCCCGGCGCGGCCGCGCGCGAAACTCACCAACGAGGAGCCGCCGGGGATGCTCACCGACTACTCGGCCGTGCTGCCCGAGACCGGCGCGATGGGCGGGTACATGTACGCCGCCGGCTTCGGCGCGCAGGACGCGTGGTTCATGGCGCCGCTGTTCGACGCCGAGTCGGGCGAGCCGCTGGCGCTGCTCGACGGCGCGAGCATGAACCCGTTCAAGACCGGCGCGGCGGGGGCGGTCGGTGTCGACGCGCTGGCCCGCGAGGACGCCTCGACGCTCGCGCTCATCGGCAGCGGGTCGCAGGCCCGCGGGCAGTTACGGGCGACCGCGACCGTCCGGGACTTAGACAGCGTCTGGGTGTACTCCCCGACCAAGGAGAACCGCGAGTCGTTCGCCGCGGAGATGAACGAGCAGCTCGACCCCTCGGTCGCGGCTGTCGCCTCCAGCGCGGCCGCGGTCGAGGAGGCCGACATCGTCGTCACGGCCACCACCGCGAGCGAACCCGTGTTCGACGGCGGCCTGCTCGCCGACGGGACTCACGTCACCGCGATGGGTCAGTACCACCCCAACAAGCGCGAACTCGACGCGACGACCATCGAGCGTGCGACCTACGTCCCCGACCTGCGCGAGCGCGTCACGAACGACGCAGGGTCGTTCCTCGCCGCGCTCGAGGAGGGCGCGGTCTCGGAGGACGACATCCACGCCGAACTCGGCGAGGTCGTGGCCGGCGCGGCGCCGGGCCGCGAGTCCGACGAGGAGATCACCGTCTTCGACAGCGGCGGCACCGGCATCGAGACGGTCGCGTCGGCCCACATGCTCTACGAGAAGGCGAGCGAAGCGGGGCTCGGAAGCGAGATCTCGTTCGCGCCCGCGAGCGAGGCGCTGACGGGGCGGTGA
- a CDS encoding DUF7549 family protein: MVWVRTEYAAELAVVSAWLSALLPWNVTYSTLAGVGSVLFVRFPFFQVRYVAGISPADGLAVSTPLGALAYQQGQSIAVAYAAWAVGAAVVGTAVALSVLLYLHEERVEATVDAVRLMGGLLALAGVVLTAATWLLWTRGLPGLPIPVGVVLLYLFGGTLLVARRE; encoded by the coding sequence ATGGTCTGGGTCCGGACGGAGTACGCGGCCGAACTGGCCGTGGTGTCGGCGTGGCTCTCGGCGCTCCTCCCGTGGAACGTCACCTACTCGACGCTCGCGGGCGTCGGCAGCGTCCTGTTCGTCCGCTTCCCGTTCTTCCAGGTCCGGTACGTCGCGGGCATCTCCCCCGCCGACGGCCTGGCGGTCTCGACGCCGCTCGGCGCGTTGGCCTACCAGCAGGGCCAGTCCATCGCGGTCGCGTACGCGGCGTGGGCGGTCGGCGCCGCCGTGGTCGGGACGGCGGTGGCGCTGAGCGTCCTGCTCTACCTCCACGAGGAGCGCGTCGAGGCGACCGTCGACGCGGTCCGACTGATGGGCGGCCTGCTCGCGCTCGCGGGCGTCGTCCTCACCGCCGCGACGTGGCTGCTCTGGACCCGGGGGCTCCCCGGCCTGCCGATTCCGGTCGGGGTCGTGCTCCTGTACCTGTTCGGCGGGACGCTGCTGGTGGCCCGCCGGGAGTAG
- a CDS encoding DUF5793 family protein, with the protein MRRDYFTLEVRNVDWVEEDAEAEKPTVIIDFEGPSSTLRERLTGTGDELLDAGETDVAFRLQGPVDDDETTGVVSVTNRITGDFVLELNQDADDVLKFITAAREYGKATSDRDGRYHVEISINGDDLVEYDKSTFLVYNDEGNLLRQHSLIPSGVEL; encoded by the coding sequence ATGAGGCGCGACTACTTCACGCTGGAGGTGCGTAACGTCGACTGGGTCGAGGAGGACGCCGAAGCCGAGAAGCCGACGGTAATCATCGACTTCGAGGGTCCGTCTTCGACGCTCCGCGAGCGCCTCACGGGGACAGGGGACGAACTGCTCGACGCCGGGGAGACCGACGTGGCGTTCCGGTTGCAGGGGCCGGTCGACGACGACGAGACGACCGGCGTCGTCAGCGTCACCAACCGCATCACGGGAGACTTCGTGCTCGAACTCAACCAGGACGCCGACGACGTGCTCAAGTTCATCACCGCGGCCCGGGAGTACGGCAAGGCGACCAGCGACCGGGACGGCCGCTACCACGTCGAGATCAGCATCAACGGCGACGACCTCGTCGAGTACGACAAGAGCACGTTCCTCGTCTACAACGACGAGGGGAACCTGCTCCGCCAGCACAGTCTCATCCCCAGCGGCGTCGAACTCTGA
- a CDS encoding phosphomannomutase, with the protein MNLFGTAGIRGSAVETVTPELALAVGRAAGADGREFVVARDGRETGPALAAAMEAGLESAGADVRRAGQLPTPALAFASRGRRGAMLTASHNPPTDNGIKLFVDGEEYDRAAEETVESQVAADDPPVAWDEWGDGERVDVLEEYREAVAAYAAEQGAPLDGLRVVVDCGNGMASVATPQVLRRLGADVVALNANVDGHFPGRESKPTPESLADLRAFLASDPEADLGIGHDGDADRIVVVDGDGAVVHEDTVVAILAAHYTERSDAGDPVVVTTPNASGRIDERVEAAGGRVERVRLGALHEGIATAREEGGEDTAVAFAAEPWKHVHTRFGGWIDGVASAAVVARLVADAGGLAPLREPVTERPYRKVSVSCPDDVKADAMGRLESAIPERFPDAEVATEYGVRASFPDGSWVLVRPSGTEPYVRIYAESDDVDDLVADATEVVEDAVAAES; encoded by the coding sequence ATGAACCTCTTCGGGACCGCGGGCATCCGCGGGAGCGCAGTCGAGACGGTCACGCCGGAGCTCGCGCTGGCGGTCGGTCGGGCCGCGGGCGCCGACGGCCGGGAGTTCGTCGTCGCCCGCGACGGCCGCGAGACCGGCCCGGCGCTGGCGGCCGCGATGGAGGCCGGGCTGGAGAGCGCGGGCGCCGACGTCCGCAGGGCGGGCCAGCTGCCGACGCCGGCGCTCGCGTTCGCCTCGCGGGGCCGGCGCGGCGCGATGCTGACCGCGAGCCACAACCCGCCGACCGACAACGGCATCAAGCTGTTCGTCGACGGCGAGGAGTACGACCGCGCCGCCGAGGAGACCGTCGAGTCGCAGGTCGCGGCCGACGACCCGCCGGTGGCGTGGGACGAGTGGGGCGACGGCGAGCGGGTCGACGTCCTCGAGGAGTACCGCGAGGCGGTCGCGGCCTACGCCGCCGAGCAGGGCGCGCCCCTCGACGGCCTGCGGGTCGTCGTCGACTGCGGCAACGGGATGGCGTCGGTGGCGACGCCCCAGGTCCTCCGGCGGCTCGGCGCGGACGTCGTCGCGCTCAACGCCAACGTCGACGGCCACTTCCCCGGCCGCGAGAGCAAGCCGACGCCCGAGTCGCTCGCGGACCTCCGGGCGTTCCTCGCGAGCGACCCCGAGGCGGACCTCGGCATCGGTCACGACGGCGACGCAGACCGCATCGTCGTGGTCGACGGCGACGGCGCGGTCGTCCACGAGGACACGGTGGTCGCCATCCTGGCCGCCCACTACACCGAGCGGAGCGACGCCGGCGACCCGGTCGTCGTGACGACCCCCAACGCCTCGGGCCGCATCGACGAGCGAGTCGAGGCCGCGGGGGGTCGGGTCGAGCGCGTCCGTCTGGGCGCGCTCCACGAGGGCATCGCGACCGCCCGCGAGGAGGGCGGCGAGGACACCGCGGTCGCCTTCGCGGCCGAGCCCTGGAAGCACGTCCACACCCGGTTCGGCGGGTGGATCGACGGGGTGGCGAGCGCCGCGGTGGTCGCCCGGCTCGTGGCCGACGCCGGCGGCCTCGCCCCGCTCCGGGAGCCCGTCACCGAGCGCCCGTACCGGAAGGTCAGCGTCTCGTGTCCCGACGACGTCAAGGCGGACGCGATGGGGCGGCTCGAGTCGGCGATTCCCGAGCGGTTCCCCGACGCGGAGGTCGCGACCGAGTACGGCGTCCGCGCGAGCTTCCCCGACGGGTCGTGGGTGCTGGTCCGGCCGAGCGGGACCGAACCGTACGTCCGCATCTACGCCGAGAGCGACGACGTGGACGACCTCGTCGCGGACGCGACAGAGGTCGTCGAGGACGCGGTCGCGGCCGAGTCGTAG
- a CDS encoding BMP family lipoprotein, protein MTKIDQGKRQFLKVGGAGLVGTGLAGCLGGGSGGSETTTEADETTTESGGETTDSGTTTEASDSLNVGMVYSTGGLGDNSFNDMAHKGIKQAESEYGVTFKNAEPSSPSDIATLQRRFAQSGDYDLISCIGVGQNTALTKNAKRFSDQKFMVVDTVVDQPNVSSYTFKEHQGSFQVGHLAGLLTQQDFSAGAGQTTDTASVGFVGGKEIPLIKKFEAGFKAGAKHVSTDIEFRSAYAGTWSDPGQGQSIANSMYNNGADIVYHAAGGTGNGVFKAAQNQGRYAIGVDADQSKTLPDYADVILASMVKQVDEAVYRSVENTVNGNFDGGSSHSLGLEAGGVEAVYGQQLGSEIPDDVKSKLESSREKIVAGDIEVPTDPKNA, encoded by the coding sequence ATGACGAAGATAGACCAAGGCAAGCGACAGTTCCTCAAGGTAGGCGGCGCGGGGCTCGTCGGTACCGGCCTGGCCGGCTGTCTCGGCGGCGGCAGCGGCGGGAGCGAGACGACGACCGAGGCCGACGAGACGACCACCGAGTCCGGCGGCGAGACGACCGACTCGGGGACGACCACCGAGGCGTCCGACTCCCTGAACGTCGGGATGGTGTACTCGACCGGCGGACTCGGCGACAACTCGTTCAACGACATGGCCCACAAGGGCATCAAGCAGGCCGAGTCCGAGTACGGCGTCACCTTCAAGAACGCCGAGCCGAGCAGTCCCTCCGACATCGCGACGCTCCAGCGTCGGTTCGCCCAGTCGGGCGACTACGACCTCATCAGCTGCATCGGCGTCGGCCAGAACACCGCGCTCACCAAGAACGCCAAGCGGTTCTCCGACCAGAAGTTCATGGTCGTCGACACGGTGGTCGACCAGCCGAACGTCTCGAGCTACACGTTCAAGGAGCACCAGGGCTCGTTCCAGGTCGGCCACCTCGCCGGGCTGCTGACCCAGCAGGACTTCAGCGCCGGGGCGGGCCAGACCACGGATACCGCGTCCGTCGGGTTCGTCGGCGGCAAGGAGATCCCGCTCATCAAGAAGTTCGAGGCCGGGTTCAAGGCCGGCGCGAAGCACGTCAGCACCGACATCGAGTTCCGGTCTGCGTACGCCGGCACGTGGAGCGACCCGGGCCAGGGCCAGTCGATCGCCAACTCGATGTACAACAACGGCGCCGACATCGTCTACCACGCCGCGGGCGGCACCGGCAACGGCGTGTTCAAGGCGGCCCAGAACCAGGGCCGGTACGCCATCGGCGTCGACGCCGACCAGTCCAAGACGCTGCCGGACTACGCGGACGTCATCCTGGCGAGCATGGTCAAGCAGGTCGACGAGGCGGTCTACCGGTCGGTCGAGAACACCGTGAACGGGAACTTCGACGGCGGGTCGTCCCACAGCCTCGGACTCGAGGCGGGCGGCGTCGAGGCGGTGTACGGCCAGCAGCTCGGCTCGGAGATCCCCGACGACGTCAAGTCGAAGCTCGAGTCCTCGCGCGAGAAGATCGTCGCGGGCGACATCGAGGTCCCGACCGACCCGAAGAACGCCTGA
- a CDS encoding BMP family lipoprotein, whose amino-acid sequence MWGRNTRRRRFLRALGGTAALGTTGFLQDSTTNVGMVYATGGLGDNSFNDMAHTGVQRAAEQFDVEFQNAEPGSPSDVTSLQRRFARSQNPDYDLICCIGFVQAEGLQRNAQRFRDQRFMVVDTVVEQPNVASYTFKEHQGSFQVGHLAGLMTTMDFSAGAGQTNDATTVGFVGGQEVPLIKKFEAGYMAGVKHANPDVDVLSAYAGSFSDPAQGQSIANSMYNNGADIIYHAAGGTGNGVFRAAQNQGRYGIGVDADQSQSLSDYANVILASMVKHVDNAVFRSIRGVVEGNFEGGSVNRLGLEQNGVEAVYGQQLGSEIPQEVKSALQQSERRIVNGEIEVPTAPAQVGQSTTTTQ is encoded by the coding sequence ATGTGGGGGAGAAACACGCGACGACGCCGATTCTTGCGAGCGCTGGGCGGGACGGCCGCGCTCGGGACGACCGGGTTCCTGCAGGACAGCACGACCAACGTCGGGATGGTGTACGCCACCGGCGGGCTGGGCGACAACTCGTTCAACGACATGGCCCACACCGGGGTCCAGCGGGCCGCCGAGCAGTTCGACGTGGAGTTCCAGAACGCCGAACCGGGGAGTCCGAGCGACGTGACGTCGCTCCAGCGCCGGTTCGCCCGGTCGCAGAACCCGGACTACGACCTGATCTGCTGCATCGGGTTCGTGCAGGCCGAGGGGCTCCAGCGCAACGCCCAGCGGTTCCGCGACCAGCGGTTCATGGTGGTCGACACGGTAGTCGAACAGCCCAACGTGGCGAGCTACACGTTCAAGGAGCACCAAGGCTCGTTCCAGGTCGGTCACCTCGCGGGGCTGATGACGACGATGGACTTCAGCGCCGGGGCGGGCCAGACCAACGACGCGACGACCGTCGGGTTCGTCGGCGGCCAGGAGGTCCCGCTCATCAAGAAGTTCGAGGCGGGCTACATGGCGGGCGTCAAGCACGCGAACCCCGACGTCGACGTGCTCTCGGCGTACGCCGGGTCGTTCAGCGACCCCGCGCAGGGCCAGTCGATCGCCAACTCGATGTACAACAACGGCGCCGACATCATCTACCACGCGGCGGGCGGCACCGGCAACGGCGTGTTCCGGGCGGCCCAGAACCAGGGCCGGTACGGCATCGGCGTCGACGCCGACCAGTCACAGAGCCTGTCGGACTACGCCAACGTGATACTGGCGAGCATGGTCAAACACGTCGACAACGCCGTCTTCCGGTCCATCCGCGGGGTCGTCGAGGGCAACTTCGAGGGCGGCTCGGTCAATCGGCTCGGGCTGGAGCAGAACGGCGTCGAGGCGGTGTACGGCCAGCAGCTGGGGTCCGAGATTCCCCAGGAGGTCAAGTCCGCGCTCCAGCAGTCCGAGCGGCGGATCGTGAACGGCGAGATCGAGGTGCCGACCGCACCGGCACAGGTCGGGCAGTCGACGACCACAACGCAGTGA
- a CDS encoding ABC transporter ATP-binding protein: MTVAVHLEGITKRFPGVVANDEVDLAVEEGSVHALLGENGAGKTTLMNVLYGLYQPEGGTVHVHGEPREFDTPRDAIDAGIGMIHQHFMLVDTLSTAENIVLGHEPRKWGGLAMDRAQAEADVRELSERYGFDVDPTARIEDVSVGVQQRVEILKALYGGADVLILDEPTAVLTPQEVEDLFEVFDELAAEDKTIIFITHKLGEAMEAADDITVLRDGRNVGTVDADATSREELAELMVGREVLLEADKEPAEPGDVGLSVSDLRVTDDRGVEQVGGVDIAAREGEVFGIAGVDGNGQSELVEAITGLAAPEEGSVSMGGRDVTDLSRRERIDAGMAYVPEDRQERGLVMEFDLVENGLLGSQHGPPFAGGGRIDWGQTRDHAEDVIEEYDVRPPNADAEAESLSGGNQQKFVVGREFARDPEVVVASHPTRGVDVGSIEFIHERILDLRRAGKTVLLVSSKLDEVQQLSDRLAVMYEGEIMDVVDPDAVTEEELGLLMAGEHPEDAPSIADPVGGER; the protein is encoded by the coding sequence ATGACCGTAGCCGTCCACCTGGAGGGGATAACCAAGCGGTTCCCCGGCGTCGTCGCCAACGACGAGGTCGACCTCGCGGTGGAGGAGGGGAGCGTCCACGCCCTCCTCGGCGAGAACGGGGCGGGGAAGACGACGCTGATGAACGTGCTGTACGGTCTCTACCAGCCCGAGGGCGGGACCGTCCACGTGCACGGGGAGCCCCGCGAGTTCGACACGCCGCGGGACGCCATCGACGCGGGCATCGGGATGATACACCAGCACTTCATGCTCGTCGACACGCTGAGCACCGCCGAGAACATCGTGCTCGGCCACGAGCCCCGGAAGTGGGGCGGACTCGCGATGGACCGGGCGCAGGCCGAGGCGGACGTCCGGGAACTGAGCGAGCGCTACGGCTTCGACGTCGACCCGACCGCCCGCATCGAGGACGTCAGCGTGGGGGTCCAGCAGCGCGTCGAGATTCTGAAGGCGCTGTACGGCGGCGCCGACGTGCTCATCCTCGACGAGCCGACTGCGGTGCTCACGCCCCAGGAGGTCGAGGACCTCTTCGAGGTGTTCGACGAGCTGGCGGCCGAGGACAAGACCATCATCTTCATCACCCACAAGCTGGGCGAGGCGATGGAGGCCGCCGACGACATCACGGTGCTCCGGGACGGCCGGAACGTCGGGACGGTGGACGCCGACGCCACGAGCCGCGAGGAGCTCGCCGAGCTGATGGTCGGCCGGGAGGTGCTGCTCGAGGCCGACAAGGAGCCCGCCGAACCGGGCGACGTCGGCCTGTCGGTGTCGGACCTGCGGGTCACCGACGACCGGGGCGTCGAGCAGGTCGGCGGCGTCGACATCGCGGCCCGCGAGGGCGAGGTGTTCGGCATCGCCGGGGTGGACGGCAACGGTCAGTCGGAGCTCGTCGAGGCCATCACCGGGCTCGCCGCGCCCGAGGAGGGGTCGGTCTCGATGGGCGGCCGGGACGTCACCGACCTCTCGCGCCGCGAGCGCATCGACGCCGGGATGGCCTACGTCCCCGAGGACCGCCAGGAGCGCGGGCTGGTGATGGAGTTCGACCTGGTGGAGAACGGGCTGCTCGGCAGCCAGCACGGCCCGCCGTTCGCCGGCGGGGGCCGCATCGACTGGGGCCAGACCCGCGACCACGCCGAGGACGTCATCGAGGAGTACGACGTGCGGCCGCCGAACGCCGACGCCGAGGCCGAGTCGCTGTCGGGCGGCAACCAGCAGAAGTTCGTCGTCGGCCGGGAGTTCGCCCGCGACCCCGAGGTGGTGGTCGCCTCGCATCCGACCCGCGGGGTCGACGTGGGGAGCATCGAGTTCATCCACGAGCGCATCCTCGACCTCCGGCGTGCGGGCAAGACCGTGCTGCTGGTCTCCTCGAAGCTCGACGAGGTCCAGCAGCTCTCCGACCGGCTCGCCGTGATGTACGAGGGCGAGATCATGGACGTGGTCGACCCCGACGCGGTGACAGAGGAGGAGCTGGGCCTGCTGATGGCGGGCGAACACCCCGAGGACGCGCCCAGCATCGCCGACCCCGTCGGGGGTGAGCGATGA
- a CDS encoding ABC transporter permease: MSSSGPDDAPDRDDGDETDPNPEDSWQGRADRALGRLVDASAVERILISLAALALSVVVGALVVLASGWVATCDSPFFAASGVGSFCYDPVAVYRVMLGGALFPSYNFALTLKETTLLLFTGLAVAVSFRAGMFNIGTQGQLVLGALGTALAVVWVAPVVPAGAVGGLILITVGLLAGAVVGGIWGAIPGALKAYADANEVITTIMLNFVASGIAFTLVSEVFKDPNSQTVQTRAVPEFARFQPVFFGESVFSFSAYALVGALALAGAIYWMLNGTSFGYDLRTSGVQPEAAEYGGVDAERTMVSSMALSGAIGGLGGAVYVLMVASRWRTGIPSLGFDGITVSILAGNNPLGVIPAALLFGALKTGSLSIEFQLAVPKQLVGVLRGLIILFVAMPEFFRMVGARFRFGEEQPSVATDGGGGTGGDSVEGTTDGPVGGQTDALDGETTDAAGDDRGGDDR; this comes from the coding sequence ATGAGTTCGAGCGGTCCCGACGACGCGCCGGACCGCGACGACGGTGACGAGACCGACCCGAATCCGGAGGACTCGTGGCAGGGCCGGGCCGACCGCGCGCTCGGGCGGCTGGTCGACGCCTCCGCGGTCGAACGGATCCTCATCAGCCTCGCGGCGCTCGCGCTGTCGGTGGTCGTCGGCGCGCTGGTCGTGCTCGCGTCGGGGTGGGTGGCGACCTGCGACTCGCCGTTCTTCGCCGCCTCCGGCGTCGGGTCGTTCTGCTACGACCCGGTCGCGGTCTACCGGGTCATGCTCGGCGGCGCGCTGTTCCCGTCGTACAACTTCGCGCTCACGCTCAAGGAGACGACGCTGCTGCTGTTCACGGGGCTGGCGGTCGCGGTCTCGTTCCGCGCCGGGATGTTCAACATCGGGACCCAGGGCCAGCTGGTGCTGGGCGCGCTCGGGACCGCGCTGGCGGTCGTCTGGGTGGCGCCGGTGGTCCCCGCGGGCGCGGTGGGCGGGCTGATCCTGATAACCGTCGGCCTGCTCGCCGGCGCCGTCGTCGGCGGCATCTGGGGGGCGATTCCGGGCGCGCTGAAGGCCTACGCCGACGCCAACGAGGTCATCACGACCATCATGCTCAACTTCGTGGCGTCGGGCATCGCGTTCACGCTGGTCTCGGAGGTGTTCAAGGACCCCAACAGCCAGACCGTCCAGACCCGGGCGGTCCCGGAGTTCGCGCGGTTCCAGCCGGTCTTCTTCGGGGAGTCGGTGTTCTCGTTCTCGGCCTACGCGCTGGTCGGGGCGCTCGCGCTGGCGGGTGCCATCTACTGGATGCTCAACGGGACCTCGTTCGGGTACGACCTCCGGACGAGCGGCGTCCAGCCGGAGGCCGCCGAGTACGGCGGCGTCGACGCCGAGCGGACGATGGTTTCGAGCATGGCGCTGTCGGGCGCCATCGGCGGGCTCGGCGGCGCGGTGTACGTCCTGATGGTCGCCTCGCGGTGGCGAACCGGAATCCCGTCGCTGGGCTTCGACGGCATCACCGTCTCCATCCTCGCGGGCAACAACCCGCTGGGGGTCATCCCGGCGGCGCTGCTGTTCGGCGCGCTCAAGACCGGGAGCCTCTCCATCGAGTTCCAGCTCGCGGTGCCCAAACAGCTGGTCGGGGTCCTGCGCGGGCTCATCATCCTGTTCGTCGCCATGCCGGAGTTCTTCCGGATGGTCGGCGCGCGGTTCCGGTTCGGCGAGGAGCAGCCGTCGGTGGCGACCGACGGCGGCGGCGGAACTGGGGGCGACAGCGTCGAAGGGACCACAGACGGCCCGGTCGGCGGGCAGACGGACGCCCTTGACGGCGAGACGACCGACGCCGCCGGCGACGACCGCGGGGGTGACGACCGATGA
- a CDS encoding ABC transporter permease: MSYAGPSRKRRWLGGAAALVALVLVAVELFFPESPVSEIVRIVDANYVRAVLRLAVPIAFAALGGIFAEKSGVINIGLEGLLIISAFTSVAVAATIGGGSPTQLELWLGFWAAVLASVLFSLLFAVVCIEFKADQIIAGLAVWLIALGLAPFASKVIWGQVNSPPVATLNNFDLLVAEVNPPVVMMLVAVPAAWYALNRTAFGRWIEASGENPKALDTVGVDVRKVRYSGVLLSGFFSGLGGAGLALGRVGQFIGGGATMVNGRGWIGITALLFGNYNPLGAFGASFLFASLDALQIRLQQLGYSIPSELIGIIPYVTVVVVLAFVGHTRIPDAAGEHYESGEE, from the coding sequence ATGAGCTACGCCGGCCCCTCGCGGAAGCGCCGCTGGCTCGGGGGCGCGGCGGCCCTGGTCGCGCTCGTGCTGGTCGCGGTCGAGCTGTTCTTCCCGGAGAGCCCGGTGTCGGAGATCGTCCGCATCGTCGACGCGAACTACGTGCGAGCGGTGCTGCGGCTCGCGGTCCCCATCGCGTTCGCGGCGCTCGGCGGCATCTTCGCCGAGAAGAGCGGCGTCATCAACATCGGACTCGAGGGGCTGCTCATCATCTCGGCGTTCACCTCGGTCGCGGTGGCCGCGACCATTGGCGGCGGGAGCCCCACGCAACTCGAGCTGTGGCTCGGTTTCTGGGCCGCGGTACTGGCGAGCGTGCTGTTCTCGCTGCTGTTCGCGGTCGTCTGTATCGAGTTCAAGGCCGACCAGATCATCGCCGGCCTGGCGGTCTGGCTCATCGCGCTCGGCCTCGCGCCGTTCGCGAGCAAGGTCATCTGGGGCCAGGTCAACAGCCCGCCGGTCGCCACGCTGAACAACTTCGACCTGCTGGTGGCCGAGGTGAACCCGCCGGTCGTGATGATGCTGGTCGCGGTGCCCGCGGCGTGGTACGCGCTGAACCGGACCGCCTTCGGTCGGTGGATCGAGGCCAGCGGGGAGAACCCGAAGGCGCTCGATACCGTGGGCGTCGACGTCCGGAAGGTGCGGTACTCGGGCGTGCTGCTGTCCGGGTTTTTCTCGGGGCTCGGCGGCGCCGGCCTGGCGCTCGGTCGCGTCGGCCAGTTCATCGGCGGCGGGGCGACGATGGTCAACGGCCGGGGCTGGATCGGCATCACGGCGCTGCTGTTCGGCAACTACAACCCGCTCGGGGCGTTCGGCGCGTCGTTCCTGTTCGCGAGCCTGGACGCGCTCCAGATCCGGCTCCAGCAGCTCGGCTACAGCATCCCGAGCGAGCTCATCGGCATCATCCCGTACGTGACCGTGGTCGTGGTGCTGGCGTTCGTCGGTCACACCCGGATTCCGGACGCCGCGGGCGAGCACTACGAGTCCGGCGAGGAGTAG
- the cdd gene encoding cytidine deaminase, which yields MDELIEAAREVQDEAHVPYSDYPVGAALRTADGSVYVGCNIENANYSNSLHAEEVAVAEAVKQGHREFDALAVSSGRRDGVTPCGMCRQTLSEFCDDDMPVVCDEGDDVAEYTLGELLPNTITEEMLE from the coding sequence ATGGACGAACTCATCGAGGCCGCCCGCGAGGTGCAGGACGAGGCCCACGTCCCCTACTCGGACTACCCGGTCGGCGCGGCGCTCCGGACCGCCGACGGCAGCGTCTACGTCGGCTGCAACATCGAGAACGCCAACTACAGTAACTCCCTCCACGCCGAGGAGGTCGCGGTCGCGGAGGCGGTCAAGCAGGGCCACCGCGAGTTCGACGCGCTGGCGGTGAGTTCGGGCCGGCGCGACGGCGTGACCCCCTGCGGGATGTGCCGCCAGACGCTCTCGGAGTTCTGCGACGACGACATGCCGGTGGTCTGCGACGAGGGCGACGACGTCGCGGAGTACACGCTCGGCGAGCTCCTGCCGAACACCATCACCGAGGAGATGCTGGAGTAA
- a CDS encoding nucleoside phosphorylase, which translates to MTGDSEDPNDDVQYHIEVGEGDVADAVLLPGNPERIEKITQFWDSAEEVARHREYRTVTGEYEGTPVSVTSTGIGSPSAAIAVEELARVGADTFIRVGSCGAIQPDMAVGDLVISTGGVRQEGTSDAYVREDYPAVADYEVVSALVAAAERLGYDYHTGVTMSADSFYAGQGRPGFEGFEAAGSDELVETLKDANVKNIEMEASAIMTLASIYGLRAGAVCSVFANRETGEFLTEGENRAAETASLAVKLLAQMDATKAEAGVERWHSGLSLD; encoded by the coding sequence ATGACCGGCGACAGCGAAGACCCCAACGACGACGTGCAGTACCACATCGAGGTCGGCGAGGGCGACGTTGCCGACGCGGTCCTCCTGCCGGGCAATCCCGAGCGCATCGAGAAGATAACCCAGTTCTGGGACTCGGCCGAGGAGGTGGCCCGCCACCGCGAGTACCGGACCGTCACGGGCGAGTACGAGGGGACGCCCGTCAGCGTCACCTCGACCGGCATCGGCAGCCCCTCGGCGGCAATCGCGGTCGAGGAACTCGCCCGGGTCGGCGCGGACACCTTCATCCGCGTGGGGTCGTGCGGCGCCATCCAGCCCGACATGGCGGTCGGCGACCTCGTCATCTCGACCGGCGGCGTCCGCCAGGAGGGCACCAGCGACGCGTACGTCCGGGAGGACTACCCCGCCGTCGCCGACTACGAGGTCGTCTCCGCACTCGTCGCGGCCGCCGAACGTCTGGGCTACGACTACCACACCGGCGTCACGATGAGCGCCGACAGCTTCTACGCCGGTCAGGGCCGGCCGGGGTTCGAGGGGTTCGAGGCCGCGGGCAGCGACGAACTCGTCGAGACGCTGAAGGACGCGAACGTCAAGAACATCGAGATGGAGGCCTCCGCCATCATGACGCTGGCCAGCATCTACGGCCTCCGGGCGGGTGCGGTCTGCTCGGTGTTCGCCAACCGTGAGACCGGCGAGTTCCTGACCGAGGGCGAGAACCGCGCGGCCGAGACCGCGAGCCTCGCGGTGAAGCTGCTCGCGCAGATGGACGCGACGAAGGCGGAGGCCGGCGTCGAGCGGTGGCATTCTGGTCTCAGCCTCGACTGA